The Candidatus Pantoea soli genome window below encodes:
- a CDS encoding sensor domain-containing diguanylate cyclase → MLRRIRPKTDLRTLIALLAITSIVITLANTLYATWRVQRMVLIESTLAANRAYATKLASTTEVFFQLAQSQLHYSANQLGKNFDDETLAQQEVNRLREQTSSFNSVAVVDANGIVKAISPESLMLKGMQLTSQASREALALRQPLVSKPTVSAANNLIIFVSWPVWSNEGRYLGYVGGTIYLKKKSILNALLGEQYYRDGTHVFVLDRNNQVLYHQNSQLIGKSVPAIVSDREREENINGEVQLNEEGTQKLAGYAIVPTTGWMVVALKPTDVTLAPLSGLLLKVLKNSVPFALLTLLVAVILARLIALPLWQLARRASEMDSQAVSGEIGGIRAWYFEAAQVKRALLTGIGVVQDKIGRLKSEVQSDPMTGLLNRRGLSAVLDYFDTMQQPFTVLALDIDHFKQVNDNFGHDVGDEVIRQVAHTLRLSARQTDVVCRNGGEEFLMLLPATPTEEARVIAERVRTSIAESWIDPVGRITLSAGIAHWAPGQGDQDRSLKQADAALYQAKNAGRNCVMIAGQDALVSSITR, encoded by the coding sequence ATGTTAAGACGCATCCGGCCCAAAACCGACCTGCGGACATTGATTGCGCTGTTAGCAATCACCAGCATTGTCATTACGCTGGCCAATACGCTTTACGCCACCTGGCGCGTGCAGCGTATGGTCCTGATCGAAAGCACGCTTGCCGCCAATCGTGCCTATGCCACCAAACTGGCCTCTACCACCGAAGTCTTCTTTCAGCTGGCCCAGTCGCAGCTGCATTACAGCGCCAATCAGCTGGGCAAAAATTTTGATGATGAGACGCTGGCGCAGCAGGAGGTCAACCGCCTGCGCGAACAGACCAGCAGTTTTAACTCGGTGGCGGTGGTGGATGCCAATGGCATCGTAAAGGCTATCTCGCCGGAATCGCTGATGCTGAAAGGCATGCAGCTCACCAGCCAGGCTTCCCGCGAGGCGCTGGCGTTGCGCCAGCCGCTGGTCAGTAAACCCACGGTTTCAGCCGCCAATAACCTGATCATCTTTGTCTCCTGGCCTGTCTGGAGCAATGAAGGGCGTTATCTCGGCTACGTGGGCGGTACCATCTATTTGAAAAAGAAAAGTATTCTTAACGCGCTGCTGGGCGAACAGTATTACCGTGACGGAACGCACGTGTTTGTGCTCGACCGCAATAACCAGGTGCTGTATCACCAGAACAGCCAGCTGATTGGTAAAAGCGTGCCGGCGATTGTCAGCGACCGCGAGCGCGAGGAAAACATCAACGGTGAAGTGCAGCTGAATGAAGAGGGAACGCAAAAGCTGGCCGGCTATGCCATTGTGCCGACCACCGGCTGGATGGTGGTGGCGCTGAAGCCCACCGACGTCACGCTGGCGCCGCTCTCCGGCCTGCTGCTGAAGGTGCTGAAAAACTCGGTGCCTTTTGCCCTGCTGACGCTGCTGGTGGCGGTGATTCTGGCGCGGCTGATCGCGTTACCGCTTTGGCAGCTGGCGCGCCGGGCCAGCGAGATGGATTCGCAGGCGGTCTCCGGTGAAATCGGCGGCATCCGCGCCTGGTACTTCGAGGCGGCGCAGGTCAAGCGCGCGCTGCTGACCGGCATCGGCGTGGTGCAGGATAAAATTGGCCGGCTGAAATCTGAGGTGCAGAGCGATCCGATGACCGGTCTGCTGAACCGCCGCGGGCTGAGCGCGGTGCTCGACTACTTTGACACCATGCAGCAGCCGTTTACCGTACTGGCGCTGGATATTGACCACTTTAAACAGGTCAATGACAACTTCGGTCATGATGTCGGTGACGAGGTTATCAGGCAGGTGGCGCACACGCTGCGTCTCAGTGCGCGGCAGACCGACGTGGTGTGCCGCAACGGTGGCGAAGAGTTTTTAATGCTGCTGCCCGCCACGCCAACGGAAGAGGCGCGCGTGATTGCTGAGCGGGTGCGCACCAGCATTGCAGAGAGCTGGATCGATCCGGTCGGGCGCATCACGTTATCCGCCGGCATCGCCCACTGGGCACCGGGGCAGGGCGATCAGGATCGCAGCCTGAAGCAGGCCGATGCGGCGCTGTATCAGGCGAAGAACGCCGGGCGTAACTGCGTGATGATTGCCGGTCAGGATGCGCTGGTCAGCAGCATTACGCGCTGA
- a CDS encoding tRNA(Met) cytidine acetyltransferase TmcA produces MQRSGIRRLCVMAGDPDWTLQQAAGWQAALPGDWLTLSESASFPQRVAPAALRTLLGREFRHAIFDAHDGFHAEAFAALAGTLQAGSWLLLLTPPWAAWPMQRDRDTLRWADVAQPIATPHFVRYLQQQMTEDSRVALLCQHQPPRISACTDLPPWQCRAPQQQAAILQQLCAMTSGVAVITAPRGRGKSALAGMLARHSQRALVTAPAKVATGVLATFAGEHFHFMAPDAILAEAQTPDADWLIVDEAAAIPAPLLQQLVQRFPRVLLTTTVQGYEGTGRGFMLRFCASLPAVRHFRLDEPLRWAAGDPLETWLSQALQFEDAAEPVSTAAVSLFPATAAHHRSALLAGYRLLASAHYRTSPLDLRRLLDAPGMRCWLATEDAAVTGALWLVEEGGLDATLAQAVWAGVRRPRGNLVAQSLAAHAGFAEAAMLRSQRISRIAVAASRRQRGLGSALVAAARQQAEGCDYLSVSFGYTAPLWHFWRACGFHLVRIGTQREASSGCYAAMAMLPLTAAGMRLQQCATRRLAQDWPWLQPLIDLPLTFSCGAPAAPDADDWALLAGFAWAQRPLEASYPALQRLLQKIRLPLLDALLVQKQALSEVAQQAGLSGRKALVQQLRAEAAAGLLQLDASAAAAWQQRLSSLQ; encoded by the coding sequence ATGCAGCGCAGCGGCATTCGCCGTCTGTGCGTGATGGCCGGCGATCCAGACTGGACGCTGCAGCAGGCCGCCGGGTGGCAGGCTGCGCTGCCGGGTGACTGGCTGACGCTGAGCGAAAGCGCCAGCTTCCCGCAGCGCGTCGCCCCCGCCGCGCTGCGCACCTTACTCGGGCGGGAATTCCGCCATGCTATTTTTGACGCACATGACGGTTTCCACGCCGAGGCATTTGCCGCGCTGGCCGGCACGCTGCAGGCGGGCAGCTGGCTGCTGCTGCTGACGCCGCCGTGGGCAGCGTGGCCGATGCAGCGCGATCGCGATACGCTACGCTGGGCCGATGTGGCGCAGCCGATTGCTACGCCGCATTTTGTCCGTTATCTGCAGCAGCAAATGACAGAAGACAGCCGCGTCGCCCTGCTGTGTCAGCACCAGCCGCCGCGCATCAGCGCCTGCACGGATTTACCGCCGTGGCAGTGCCGCGCCCCGCAGCAGCAGGCAGCCATCCTGCAGCAGCTGTGCGCGATGACCTCTGGTGTTGCGGTCATCACCGCACCGCGCGGACGGGGGAAATCGGCGCTGGCGGGCATGCTGGCGCGCCACAGCCAGCGGGCACTGGTGACGGCGCCGGCCAAAGTCGCCACCGGCGTGCTGGCCACCTTTGCCGGCGAGCATTTCCACTTTATGGCGCCCGACGCCATTCTCGCTGAGGCGCAAACCCCTGACGCCGACTGGCTGATTGTCGATGAAGCCGCCGCTATCCCTGCACCGCTGCTGCAGCAGCTGGTGCAGCGTTTTCCCCGCGTGCTGCTGACCACCACGGTACAGGGTTATGAAGGCACCGGCCGCGGCTTTATGCTGCGCTTCTGCGCCAGCCTGCCGGCGGTGCGCCACTTCCGGCTTGATGAGCCGCTGCGCTGGGCGGCCGGCGATCCGCTGGAGACGTGGCTGAGCCAGGCGCTGCAGTTTGAGGATGCAGCAGAGCCTGTCAGCACGGCGGCAGTCAGTTTGTTTCCCGCCACGGCTGCGCATCACCGCAGCGCACTGCTGGCAGGCTATCGTCTGCTGGCAAGCGCCCACTATCGTACTTCGCCGCTGGATTTACGCCGGCTGCTGGATGCGCCCGGTATGCGCTGCTGGCTGGCGACGGAAGACGCCGCAGTGACGGGGGCGCTGTGGCTGGTGGAGGAGGGCGGCCTGGACGCAACCTTAGCCCAGGCGGTATGGGCCGGCGTGCGCCGACCGCGCGGCAATCTGGTGGCGCAGTCGCTGGCGGCCCACGCCGGCTTTGCCGAAGCGGCCATGCTGCGTTCGCAGCGTATCAGCCGTATTGCCGTGGCGGCTTCCCGGCGACAGCGCGGCCTCGGCAGTGCGCTGGTGGCCGCAGCGCGTCAGCAGGCAGAAGGTTGTGATTACCTTTCGGTCAGCTTTGGTTATACCGCGCCGCTCTGGCACTTCTGGCGCGCCTGCGGCTTTCATCTGGTGCGCATCGGCACTCAGCGTGAGGCCAGCAGCGGCTGCTACGCGGCAATGGCCATGCTGCCGCTGACGGCGGCGGGTATGCGCCTGCAGCAGTGCGCAACCCGGCGTCTGGCCCAGGACTGGCCCTGGCTGCAGCCGCTAATCGATCTGCCGCTGACGTTCTCCTGTGGCGCACCCGCCGCGCCGGATGCGGACGACTGGGCACTGCTGGCCGGCTTCGCGTGGGCGCAGCGGCCGCTGGAAGCCAGCTATCCGGCGCTGCAGCGGCTGTTGCAGAAGATTAGATTACCGCTGCTTGATGCCCTGCTTGTGCAAAAACAAGCGCTGAGTGAGGTCGCACAGCAGGCCGGGTTGAGCGGTCGCAAAGCGCTGGTGCAGCAGCTGCGGGCGGAGGCGGCTGCCGGGCTGTTACAGCTGGATGCCAGCGCAGCGGCAGCGTGGCAGCAGCGGCTCAGTTCATTGCAATAA
- the bamC gene encoding outer membrane protein assembly factor BamC, translating into MSYSVKRSALATVAGLSALMLLTACSSDQRYKRQVSGDESYLQAPELHDLKAPAGVVLPLQNGDYDVPHNVAKGALGKALDIRPPAQPLALLNGTRAQFTGNTGVLAMESNRGSIWSQVVNVVQSYKFPIAQRNDAAQQLTTDWVQWNRADEDNQYRGRYQISVQNQGYQQILTVRLLELQQQGETVTSPAQVQRYTGQMLNDISTGLDKIDTASQDAAAGRTTGQIDVQSGADDTGLPLLILRSPFNVTWQRLPAALKRVGMEINDDNRSQGSLKVTYKQPGSSAFDAIGAKDPELPNGDYKLQVGDLDNRSSLQFIDPKGHVLTQAQNDALVAVMQGALNK; encoded by the coding sequence ATGAGTTATTCAGTAAAGCGCTCGGCGCTGGCCACGGTGGCAGGTCTGTCTGCCCTGATGCTGCTCACCGCCTGTTCCAGCGATCAGCGTTATAAACGTCAGGTCAGCGGAGATGAATCCTACCTGCAGGCACCTGAACTGCACGATTTGAAAGCGCCGGCCGGCGTGGTACTGCCGCTGCAGAATGGCGACTACGATGTGCCGCATAACGTGGCTAAAGGCGCGCTGGGCAAGGCGCTGGATATCCGTCCACCGGCGCAGCCGCTGGCGCTGCTGAACGGCACGCGTGCTCAGTTCACCGGGAACACCGGCGTGCTGGCGATGGAAAGCAACCGCGGCTCAATCTGGTCGCAGGTCGTTAACGTGGTGCAGTCGTACAAGTTCCCGATTGCGCAGCGTAACGACGCGGCGCAGCAGCTGACCACCGACTGGGTGCAGTGGAACCGGGCCGACGAAGATAATCAGTATCGCGGGCGTTATCAGATCAGCGTGCAGAATCAGGGCTATCAGCAGATTCTGACTGTCCGTCTGCTGGAGCTGCAGCAGCAGGGCGAGACCGTGACCTCACCGGCGCAGGTGCAGCGTTACACCGGCCAGATGCTGAACGATATCAGCACCGGTCTGGATAAAATTGACACGGCAAGCCAGGACGCGGCAGCGGGCCGTACTACCGGCCAGATTGATGTGCAGAGTGGCGCGGACGATACCGGCCTGCCATTGCTGATTCTGCGTTCACCGTTCAACGTGACCTGGCAGCGTCTGCCGGCGGCACTGAAGCGTGTGGGCATGGAGATCAACGATGACAACCGCTCGCAGGGCAGCCTGAAAGTGACCTACAAGCAGCCAGGCAGCAGCGCGTTTGACGCCATTGGCGCCAAAGATCCGGAACTGCCAAACGGCGACTACAAACTGCAGGTGGGCGATCTCGACAACCGCAGCAGTTTGCAGTTCATTGACCCGAAAGGCCATGTGCTGACGCAGGCGCAAAACGATGCGCTGGTGGCAGTGATGCAGGGCGCACTGAACAAATAA
- a CDS encoding ArsC family reductase, translating to MTAQWVMYGIKNCDTIKKARNFLTAAGIDYRFHDYRVDGIDAALLQSFIDQLGYEALLNTRGTTWRKLPEAERAAINDAASAAALMLAQPAMIKRPVLSAPDGELRVGFSDSLYQAFIQEKS from the coding sequence ATGACAGCGCAGTGGGTGATGTATGGGATTAAAAATTGCGACACGATTAAAAAAGCCCGCAACTTTTTGACCGCTGCCGGTATCGACTATCGTTTTCACGATTACCGCGTGGACGGCATTGATGCGGCCTTACTGCAGTCGTTCATCGATCAGCTGGGTTACGAGGCGCTGCTCAATACGCGCGGCACCACCTGGCGTAAGCTGCCGGAGGCGGAACGCGCCGCGATCAATGATGCCGCCAGCGCCGCCGCGCTGATGCTGGCACAGCCGGCCATGATCAAACGCCCGGTGCTGTCTGCGCCAGACGGCGAGCTGCGCGTTGGTTTCAGTGATTCCCTTTATCAGGCGTTTATTCAGGAGAAGTCATAA
- a CDS encoding YpfN family protein: protein MEWVKEYWWVIVILLMVGVLMNVYKDLKRIDHKKYMDNKPDLPPHRDFNDKWDDDDNWPKKK from the coding sequence ATGGAATGGGTCAAAGAGTACTGGTGGGTCATTGTGATCCTGCTGATGGTGGGCGTACTGATGAACGTCTATAAAGATCTGAAGCGCATCGACCATAAAAAGTATATGGACAACAAACCCGACCTGCCGCCGCACCGCGATTTCAATGATAAATGGGATGACGACGACAACTGGCCGAAAAAGAAATAA
- the bcp gene encoding thioredoxin-dependent thiol peroxidase produces MNPLKAGDTAPKFSLPDQDGEQVNLADFQGQRVLVYFYPKAMTPGCTTQACGLRDNMDELKKAGVEVLGISTDKPEKLSRFVEKELLNFTLLSDEDHQVCEQFGVWGEKTFMGKTYDGIHRISFLIGSDGKVEKVFDDFKTANHHDIVLDYLKSA; encoded by the coding sequence ATGAATCCACTGAAAGCCGGTGATACCGCACCGAAATTTAGCTTGCCCGATCAGGATGGCGAACAAGTAAATTTGGCCGACTTCCAGGGACAGCGCGTTCTGGTCTATTTCTACCCGAAAGCCATGACGCCAGGCTGCACCACGCAGGCCTGCGGCCTGCGCGACAACATGGACGAGTTGAAAAAAGCGGGCGTGGAAGTGCTGGGCATCAGCACCGACAAGCCAGAAAAACTGTCCCGCTTTGTCGAAAAAGAGTTACTCAACTTCACCCTGCTGTCTGATGAGGATCATCAGGTTTGCGAACAGTTTGGTGTCTGGGGCGAGAAAACCTTCATGGGCAAGACCTATGATGGCATTCACCGCATCAGCTTCCTGATTGGCAGCGACGGCAAAGTCGAGAAAGTGTTCGACGATTTCAAAACCGCCAACCACCATGACATTGTGCTGGATTACCTGAAGTCGGCCTGA
- the ypfH gene encoding esterase: MALRYVIVQQPTHAAQLFLLYHGVNDNPDSMAQIGSWFAQAFPEAQVVSVGAPYPGSAPQGRQWFAARPAHDRSEQQSVDAVMPAFVESVQHWQQQTGVRPEATALVGFSQGGLMVLEGVKAQPELAGRVVAFSGRYATLPERATTRNTIHLIHGDYDDQVPLQHAEQALQRLTALGGDVTLDIVDDLPHAIDDRGMQLALNHLRFTVPRRYFDEALSGARPGDDDVVMML; the protein is encoded by the coding sequence ATGGCACTACGTTATGTAATTGTTCAGCAACCCACGCACGCCGCGCAGCTGTTTCTGCTGTATCACGGCGTCAATGATAACCCGGACTCCATGGCGCAGATCGGCAGCTGGTTCGCGCAGGCTTTCCCGGAAGCGCAGGTGGTGTCGGTGGGCGCGCCCTATCCAGGCAGCGCGCCGCAGGGCCGGCAGTGGTTTGCCGCGAGGCCAGCGCATGATCGCTCCGAGCAGCAGAGCGTGGACGCGGTGATGCCGGCGTTTGTGGAGTCGGTGCAGCACTGGCAGCAGCAAACCGGCGTGCGTCCGGAAGCCACGGCGCTGGTAGGATTTTCGCAGGGTGGCCTGATGGTGCTGGAAGGGGTGAAGGCGCAGCCGGAACTGGCTGGCCGCGTGGTGGCCTTCAGCGGCCGCTATGCCACGCTGCCGGAGCGCGCTACCACGCGTAATACCATCCATCTGATTCACGGAGATTATGACGATCAGGTGCCGCTGCAGCATGCGGAACAGGCGCTGCAGCGCTTAACGGCGCTGGGCGGCGATGTCACGCTGGATATTGTTGACGACCTGCCGCACGCGATTGACGATCGCGGTATGCAGCTGGCGCTCAATCATCTGCGCTTTACCGTGCCGCGTCGCTATTTTGATGAGGCGCTGAGCGGTGCCCGTCCGGGTGACGATGATGTGGTAATGATGCTGTGA
- the purC gene encoding phosphoribosylaminoimidazolesuccinocarboxamide synthase, with amino-acid sequence MQKRAELYRGKAKTVYSTDNPDLLVLEFRNDTSAGDGARIEQFDRKGMVNNKFNHFIMTKLQEAGIPTQMEALLSDNEALVKKLEMVPVECVIRNRAAGSLVKRLGVEEGMLLNPPLFDLFLKDDAKHDPMVNESYCETFGWVSKANLARMQELTFKANEVLSKLFDDAGLILVDFKLEFGLFKGEVTLGDEFSPDGARLWDKETMDKMDKDRFRQSLGGLIEAYEEVAHRLGVKLD; translated from the coding sequence ATGCAAAAGCGAGCTGAGTTGTATCGCGGTAAAGCGAAAACCGTATACAGCACCGACAATCCGGATCTGCTGGTACTTGAATTCCGCAACGATACGTCAGCAGGAGACGGTGCACGAATCGAGCAGTTTGATCGCAAAGGTATGGTCAATAACAAATTCAACCATTTCATCATGACCAAACTGCAGGAAGCGGGCATTCCTACGCAGATGGAAGCGCTGCTGTCCGATAACGAAGCGCTGGTGAAAAAGCTGGAGATGGTGCCGGTTGAGTGTGTCATCCGTAACCGCGCGGCAGGCTCGCTGGTAAAACGTCTGGGTGTGGAAGAGGGCATGCTGCTGAATCCACCGCTGTTTGATCTTTTCCTGAAAGATGACGCGAAACATGACCCGATGGTAAACGAGTCCTACTGCGAAACCTTTGGCTGGGTGAGCAAAGCCAATCTGGCGCGCATGCAGGAGCTGACTTTCAAAGCCAACGAGGTGCTGAGCAAGCTGTTCGATGACGCCGGTCTGATCCTGGTGGACTTCAAGCTGGAGTTTGGCCTGTTCAAAGGCGAAGTGACGCTGGGCGATGAGTTCTCACCAGACGGCGCGCGTCTGTGGGACAAAGAGACCATGGACAAAATGGACAAAGACCGTTTCCGTCAGAGCCTTGGCGGCCTGATTGAAGCCTACGAAGAAGTGGCTCACCGCCTGGGCGTTAAGCTCGACTGA
- the dapA gene encoding 4-hydroxy-tetrahydrodipicolinate synthase, with amino-acid sequence MFTGSIVALITPLNEKGDVCRASLKKLIDYHVASGTAAIVSVGTTGESATLSHEEHGDVVMQTLELADGRIPVIAGTGANATAEGISLTKRFTGTGVVGCLTVTPYYNRPTQEGLYQHFKAIAESTDLPQMLYNVPSRTGCDMLPETVARLAEIKNIIGIKEATGNLSRISQIQQLAGDAFIIVSGDDATALDAMQLGSKGVISVTANVAAREMAELCALAKAGNFAEARRLNQRLMHLHQTLFCEPNPIPVKWAAKQLGLIADDTLRLPMTPLTEAGQAKTAQALIKAGLR; translated from the coding sequence ATGTTCACCGGAAGTATTGTTGCGCTCATTACGCCTTTGAATGAAAAAGGTGATGTCTGCCGCGCAAGTCTGAAAAAACTGATTGATTATCATGTCGCCAGCGGCACAGCGGCGATTGTTTCTGTTGGCACCACCGGCGAATCCGCGACTCTCAGCCATGAAGAGCATGGTGATGTGGTGATGCAAACCCTCGAGCTGGCCGATGGCCGCATTCCGGTGATTGCCGGAACCGGTGCCAATGCAACCGCCGAAGGTATCTCTCTGACAAAACGCTTCACCGGCACCGGCGTGGTCGGCTGCCTTACCGTTACGCCTTACTATAACCGCCCGACGCAGGAAGGCCTGTACCAGCACTTTAAAGCGATCGCAGAGAGCACTGACCTGCCGCAGATGCTGTACAACGTCCCGTCACGCACCGGCTGCGACATGCTGCCAGAAACCGTTGCCCGCTTGGCTGAAATTAAAAATATTATCGGAATCAAAGAAGCCACCGGGAACTTATCGCGGATTTCACAGATCCAACAGCTGGCTGGTGATGCGTTCATTATTGTCAGCGGCGATGACGCGACCGCACTGGACGCCATGCAGCTGGGCAGCAAAGGCGTCATCTCTGTGACAGCCAACGTGGCAGCACGTGAAATGGCAGAACTTTGTGCGCTGGCTAAAGCGGGCAACTTCGCCGAGGCGCGTCGCCTGAATCAGCGTCTGATGCACCTGCACCAGACGCTTTTCTGTGAACCGAATCCTATCCCGGTGAAATGGGCCGCAAAACAGCTAGGATTAATCGCGGATGACACGCTGCGCTTGCCGATGACGCCGCTGACCGAAGCCGGTCAGGCGAAAACCGCGCAGGCACTGATCAAAGCGGGTCTGCGATAA
- a CDS encoding glycine cleavage system transcriptional repressor → MVISERTGRVILPQSQPHHLVITALGVDRPGIVNTITRHVSSCGCNIEDSRLAMLGDEFTFIMLLSGSWNAITLIESTLPMKGAELELLIVMKRTNARATPPMPATVRVQVEVPDSPHIIERFTDLFDKHQMNIAELVSRIQPAQDNAPPVLYIQMTAHSPASRASAPIEQAFNQLCEELHAQGSIHLYSVTDAADSAV, encoded by the coding sequence ATGGTTATTAGCGAACGTACAGGAAGAGTCATTTTGCCGCAGTCACAGCCGCACCATCTGGTGATCACCGCGTTAGGCGTTGATCGTCCGGGTATCGTCAATACCATTACCCGCCACGTCAGCAGCTGCGGTTGCAATATAGAAGACAGCCGTCTGGCCATGCTCGGTGATGAGTTCACCTTTATTATGCTGCTCTCCGGCAGCTGGAACGCCATCACCCTGATTGAATCGACGCTTCCGATGAAAGGCGCCGAGCTGGAACTGCTGATTGTCATGAAGCGGACCAACGCGCGCGCCACCCCGCCGATGCCGGCCACCGTGCGTGTCCAGGTCGAGGTGCCGGATTCACCGCATATCATCGAACGCTTCACCGATCTGTTCGACAAACATCAGATGAATATCGCCGAGCTGGTGTCGCGCATTCAGCCAGCCCAGGATAATGCGCCACCGGTGCTCTATATTCAGATGACGGCGCACAGTCCGGCCAGCCGGGCCAGCGCACCGATTGAGCAGGCCTTCAATCAGCTGTGTGAAGAACTGCATGCACAAGGCTCAATTCACCTCTATAGTGTCACCGACGCTGCCGACAGCGCCGTGTAA
- the dapE gene encoding succinyl-diaminopimelate desuccinylase — protein sequence MFCPVIELAQQLIRRPSLSPDDAGCQAMLIARLEAIGFHIEPMPFGDTLNFWATRGQGETLAFAGHTDVVPPGDASRWISPPFEPSIRDGMLFGRGAADMKGSLAAMVVAAERFVAAHPQHKGRLAFLITSDEEASAVNGTVKVVERLMARNERVDYCLVGEPSSTEVVGDVVKNGRRGSMTANLTLHGVQGHVAYPHLADNPVHRAMPALNELVATEWDQGNAFFPPTSMQIANVQAGTGSNNVIPGEFFVQFNFRFSTELTDQMIKDRVTALLDRHQLRYTLEWNVSGQPFLTSRGKLVDAVVNAVAHYNEIRPQLLTTGGTSDGRFIARMGTQVVELGPVNATIHKINECVKASDLQLLSRMYQRIMEQLIA from the coding sequence ATGTTCTGTCCGGTTATTGAGCTGGCTCAGCAGCTTATTCGTCGCCCGTCTCTCAGCCCGGATGATGCCGGTTGTCAGGCCATGTTAATTGCCCGGCTGGAAGCCATCGGCTTTCACATTGAACCCATGCCCTTTGGCGACACGCTTAATTTCTGGGCGACGCGCGGCCAGGGCGAAACGCTGGCGTTTGCCGGGCATACCGATGTGGTGCCGCCAGGCGATGCCAGCCGCTGGATCAGCCCGCCTTTTGAGCCCTCGATCCGTGACGGCATGCTGTTCGGACGGGGTGCCGCAGATATGAAAGGATCGCTGGCGGCAATGGTCGTCGCCGCCGAGCGCTTTGTTGCCGCGCATCCGCAGCACAAAGGCCGTCTGGCTTTTCTGATTACCTCGGATGAAGAAGCCAGCGCGGTAAACGGCACGGTCAAAGTGGTGGAGCGCCTGATGGCGCGTAACGAACGCGTCGATTACTGCCTGGTGGGTGAACCTTCCAGTACAGAAGTCGTGGGGGATGTGGTTAAAAACGGCCGTCGCGGCTCCATGACCGCTAACCTGACGCTGCACGGCGTGCAGGGACACGTCGCCTATCCGCATCTGGCGGATAATCCGGTGCACCGCGCCATGCCGGCGCTGAATGAGCTGGTGGCGACCGAGTGGGATCAGGGCAACGCCTTTTTCCCGCCGACCAGCATGCAGATAGCAAACGTGCAGGCGGGCACCGGCAGCAATAACGTCATTCCCGGCGAATTTTTCGTGCAGTTCAACTTCCGCTTCAGCACGGAACTCACCGATCAGATGATCAAAGATCGCGTTACCGCGCTGCTTGATCGCCATCAGCTGCGCTACACGCTGGAGTGGAATGTGTCCGGGCAGCCGTTCCTGACGTCACGCGGCAAACTGGTGGATGCCGTGGTGAACGCCGTCGCGCACTATAATGAGATCAGGCCACAGCTGTTAACTACCGGCGGTACCTCAGACGGTCGCTTTATTGCGCGGATGGGCACGCAGGTGGTGGAACTGGGTCCGGTGAACGCCACCATTCATAAAATCAATGAGTGTGTTAAAGCATCGGATTTACAGCTGCTCAGCCGCATGTATCAACGCATTATGGAACAGCTGATCGCCTGA
- the ypfJ gene encoding KPN_02809 family neutral zinc metallopeptidase — protein sequence MRWQGRRESDNVEDRRGESSGFGSGGRQIRLPRGKGGIILLIVVAVAGYYGYDLTALLQGGAPVSQQRQVNSTQDNEAAKFTSVILATTEDTWGKLFQQMGKQYAPPKLVMYRGATRTHCGTGQSAMGPFYCPADQTVYIDLSFYDDMKNKLGAGGDFAQGYVIAHEVGHHVQKLLGIEPKVREMQQGATQTQVNQLSVKMELQADCFAGVWGHYMQQQNILETGDLQEALNAAEAIGDDRLQQQSQGRVVPDSFTHGTSQQRYTWFKRGFDSGNPGQCNTFAGS from the coding sequence ATGCGCTGGCAAGGGCGTCGTGAAAGCGACAATGTGGAAGACCGTCGTGGTGAATCATCCGGATTCGGTTCCGGCGGACGTCAGATTCGTCTGCCGCGCGGCAAAGGCGGCATCATCCTGCTGATTGTGGTCGCGGTAGCAGGGTACTACGGCTATGACCTGACGGCGCTGCTGCAGGGCGGTGCGCCGGTATCGCAACAGCGTCAGGTCAATTCCACCCAGGATAACGAAGCGGCTAAATTCACGTCGGTGATCCTGGCGACCACTGAAGACACGTGGGGCAAGCTGTTCCAGCAGATGGGTAAACAGTACGCGCCGCCGAAACTGGTGATGTATCGCGGCGCCACGCGCACCCACTGCGGTACCGGTCAGTCGGCGATGGGGCCGTTTTACTGTCCGGCAGATCAGACGGTGTACATCGATCTCTCTTTCTACGATGACATGAAAAACAAACTCGGCGCGGGCGGCGATTTCGCGCAGGGCTATGTCATTGCGCATGAAGTCGGGCATCACGTGCAAAAGCTGCTGGGCATTGAGCCGAAAGTGCGCGAAATGCAGCAGGGCGCAACCCAGACCCAGGTAAACCAGCTCTCCGTGAAGATGGAACTGCAGGCCGACTGCTTTGCCGGCGTGTGGGGACACTACATGCAGCAGCAGAACATCCTGGAAACCGGTGATTTACAGGAAGCGCTAAACGCAGCCGAAGCCATCGGCGACGATCGTCTGCAGCAGCAGAGCCAGGGCCGCGTGGTGCCGGACAGCTTTACGCACGGCACGTCGCAGCAGCGCTACACCTGGTTTAAACGCGGGTTTGATAGCGGCAATCCGGGCCAGTGCAACACGTTTGCAGGCAGCTGA